TCTGCTTTTACAGATACTAAGGTCTGTCCCTGAGAACAACATAAAAGACTTCAAACAATGCTTGAGTGATCATAAAATGATCTAAAAACAACTCAAACGATCTGGAAATTCTTGTGCAGGTAGACAAGAGCGAACCTAAATCATAAATACACTGATTCCATGGGCTGTACATCTCTGCTAGAAGACCAGTCAGGTATTTTGAAGAACAACCTGCAAAACTAGAATTTCTGCAATGAAAACACAATTGGTCCCTCTCTAACGTATGGTTCATTTGTCTTTTTATCTTGCAGAAACTACTGAATAAGCAGCAAGCTAGTGCAGAAAGTAGGGTAATAGAAGAAATGAGCTCGGGATAAATGCTCTGAAGCTCATCATAGTGATTTTTGTCGATCCTTACATGTACGGTATCTCGCTTGCCTGTGTTCAGGCAACATGAACATGACGTAAAATTTTCTGCCATCATGACCAACGGCAGAACTATGTATATTATGTACTTCGAACTCCAGAACCTGACATGCATATTCAGTGATAAGGGAAACTCAAAAATGTGCTTTCAATTATGGTGGAGTCTTCAACTGCTTGGTTAGTGACAATCTGGTTTTAGAGTGTAGTCAAATTACCACTACATTCTCTTGGCTGCCCTCTTGCTCCTTTTACTTTCCTCAACAGATCACATCATCTATTTGACTGACTTGGCATTCTTTGTCCCTTCTGTTTAGGAAAGTTGTTGGTGACTCCTAAAGTCCAAGTTGAGTTCTGAAATGATCACACCCCATCATGTGCAAACCCATGAGTCTGCCAAAATGGAGGGTACGGTCCCAAGAGTGTTAAAAAATGACCAACATACATACGACATTTATTTAGAAGATCTCCTTTGAGAAACAAAAGCGGATATGGATTATCTTAAAATCACATGTTAGTGAACAAAATAAGGTTAATGCCCTTCAGTTAGATAAATACACAAGGTTACATGATCATACATGTCATAATGTCAGGCAACAGCTGAGAGAtgggaaaagaaacaaataatccTTGTTTACATAAGCTGAATCAgtcacaaaaatataaatatataagaaaactAAGAGATATCTCTAGCTTGTTTACTCTTTCCTGAAACTATCTTCTCCTTCAGAGCATTCCAAAAGGAAGGTATGGCAACATCATCAGGAACTTCCTTGAATGACGGCAGGTAATTCACGTCCACGATGACATGGTCGCCGGTGCCTTCCTGAACCTGgtgtttatgaaaatgaaagcACTGTGGATAAAACATCTGGAAGCCAGAGATGCATCAAATGGTGCTGGAAATAGTTGAGATACATGAACCATTTTGCGAGCTTAACAGTATGCTAATGTTAATCTCCATTTCATGTTATTTTGCAGTtagatatttatttgtatgatTTAATGCTGaaagatttatatattcttaggTTCATGTCCAAAAGTTTTGAATTGGAGCTCTGCTTTACCCGATTCAGTAGCTTTTAATGGAATTAAAGCTGGTTAACCCATGGGAAACTGTTTCTAGAAGCATCAGAAAGTTCCTGACTCATTTGGCATGGTTACAGCAAATTCAGTGTTTGGGTTGTCAAAGAGAAAGGGATCACATCCTAAAATCTGCTTTAAGGGAAAACATGAATGCTTTCATTAAATGCAAGCCTCGAACTATtgcaaatattaattcattgtgATTATTCTCCTGCACTAGAGCTCTTCTGAAACTGATAATGCCACCCAACCCACTCCTAGGCTACATTTGGATTGATGAATTTGGACTTGAGGTCCTGAGGGAAGGATTTCTCACATGACTccatattaaaagaattggaaatctatcaatatcaacaaaacatagttcaaatttagacgtaaaggatttgaaatcctttaaatttcaaataatccaaacaaattaaaagatttatgACTAGATTTAAGATCCATAACTCAGATTCATCGATCCAAATGTAGAGCTAGAGATTTCATACGATATATTTTCTCATGTTTCTAGTTTCCAGTTTTTCAGGTTGGTTTTATATATNNNNNNNNNNatatatatatattatatatatatatatattatatatatatatattatatatatatatattatatatatatatatttacaagtATCTGCAAAGGCTAATTCTTTCATTCAGGGACAAATCGGATACAGTTAACTTGTTATACACAAAGAATACAAGAAATTACTCACAACGACATCAAAGCCGAATATGGTAAGGTCAAGCGTTCTTCTGAGCCAATCGGCAGCCCGGTTGACAAGCTCCAAATCAATCTGATGCTCATCTCCATTGGGTTGAGTTTTAGCAACAGGAAGAGACTTTAGGCTGCAAAACATAgagcttatttttttttatgaacgaCATATTAGGAGAAAATGGAGTATTAATCACGTAATAGGAAGGTCGAGGAGAAGGGAAACATGAAATGCCTGTCAAAGTGTAAAGGTTTCAGTCCCTCTTCTGCAAATAAAGTCAGCAAGGTATCCGCATTAGGAATAGACTTCTTGACAGCATAAAAGATCTTGCTGCCCAAGGCATAGAATTTGTAAAGCAAAGATGAATGATCAACATATTCCtgcaaataaatttcatttcagAGTTCACTTCTCCCAGGAAGACAGTACAACCAGCAGAAGATAATCCAGTAGATGAACTGCAAAATCTTTGACAATAAAGTTATCATATTATATTCAAACCCAGACAATCAGGATCATATTCTGCCAACATTATGACAGCTTGTATATTTTGGGCCTACTAGCCCCACAACGCATAATCAATATCAGAGCAGGAACACAACATTATTTCACAATCTTATTATGTAGGAGTAAGagaataaaacatattttattgacCTCTCTACTAAAAATGAAAGTAGACATCAGAAACCGTCTATCTGCTCTTTCCAAGCAAGAAGATGGCAACCATCTAACTGAGAGATACCCAAACTAGTATCACATCGCAGGTAAGACCTCTATTTAACAAAACTCAGAATATGCAAATCGCCTGACCTGCACGACTACTGGAAGAGGAACATTGAGATCCTTGTAATGATCCATCTTAAAGACAATCGCCTGAAACCACATATAACAACGCAACATCTAAATAGGTATTTATGAAAGTTTCCAGTGAACTAAAACGTAGAAGTtattcttccattaacatagCAGAATCACCAGAACATAGcagtattaataataatgtagaGCGACTAAAGAATGTGAAGgaagaaaagatgaaaaggGAAAGCTGATGGTGCTCACTGCTGCTGTGAAAGTGACAAGCAGATAAAGAAAGACAAGAGAGAGGGtggataaacaaaaattatatgcaaattTTTCCAGGTAAATTGGATGGCCTCTTTACATTCACAACAGATCtgtatattttgatttgattgctTCACAAAAGTATCATTGTTCCTATAACTAAATAATCAGTACTCTCTCTGTCTGTGCATGCTTGTcttcatgtttttcttttcatagtTTGGCTATCAATTGTCTCCTTCCCCTAATGGAGATCAGGATACAAAGCACTTTAATAAAGGTCACTCAAGTAAAAGTAACCGTTCCAACACTTGGCAATTACTTCATTCAGGGCCATAACAAACCAAACTCTTAATCCCATATGGCAAAATGTAAACTGACCACAAGGTCCACAACCAGAAATAAGAACAAGGGTTGAAATAACTACAGGAGGAGGATGAATGAGCATGACTTGGATTTAAATAGTTGCAAAGGCAATATCTTAGTATAAAACAGTCAGATTCTCTGGACTGAATTCAAGGGGCAAGCAGGTTCTTATCACAAGGAGCAGATGTGCTACAaggagaaaatgagaaaattttattataggaGATAACAAAAGTTACAGCCAAAGAATGAAAgcattgaaaaatcaaaattaaatagtatagtTTATCCTTTAGTTTCTGAACTTGAAAAGTAAAGATTTTGAAAGACTTGATTATGATGAATATTTCATGAAATCCACATACCATACTGTGAGCATCAGATACACCGCAAGCAACTTGAGGTTTCACTATACTTGGTAGAGACAACTTTGCTTCTGCTAGCCTTTGCTCCAAACCAAGCTTATCAAAGCTGTCAACCTGCAGGCTGATGTTCAACTGTAACTGAAATGCTATGTAGCTTTATAAGTTTTGAAAGGATGATTAGATAAAGACCGCAAAGAATGAAATTTGATCCACTCCATTTCTTTCATTCCTATCAGTCTAAATCGTGAGCTCCTATTCTAAAGTATGTCCAAAGAAATACTTAACAGTTTTAACGATTTACATTCTTTCACCAACTCTGATCTTAGTGATGTTTTAATCAGTAACATGTAtgtgaaagaaatataatacatGCTGCATTTAGACTCAATTTGAATCCAATAGTAGTAAAAAGAACAACTACAAAGTTCTTTCTTAATCAGTAATTCCAAACCAATCACAATAAAGATGTAACATAGGATAATTGACCTTCAGAAAATGGGGGCCCCTGATCTTACAACCACCTGGAATGTTGAGTTCTGCCAAGCCAATTAAAATCTGCTGGATTTTCAGCCGATCCAACACAGGCAATATGTTGTTAAATGGGTCAATTACACAACAATCCAGCTGGCATTTGACATACCTGCAAAGCACGACTGAGTATATCTTACTAAAAGTTTTAGATCATAAGACATAGTTTGGAACTAAACACAAAAAAGTGTCTCCCCACACTCCTCATCgtgtttgttaaaattttctattctgTTCAGTTACTTCTGGTAACTTGCAGAGTGTATAAAAAGAAGTGGCAGTGAGAAAAGGTGGGTGCAGCAGCAGCACATATTTTATTGCCTGGGTGAAATTTCATGATCTAtccagaaaaaaaaggaagaaaaagataaacaggacaaaatacaaatcttctctgaaattaatttaaaagaaaaagaaggccTTCGCTTATATCCACGGGGaaccatatataataaaaagtcaTCAGAGGAATCCTGTAGCCATATACTATGAAAGTATATTCACCATAATGCCTTCAGCATACTAGGGCGTCTCAGAACATAACCGTTTGCATATAGATCatgcataaaaatatgttttctccaaaaagaaccaaaataaGATAGGCTGGCATGACTTTGAATGGCTTAAATCTCAGAAAACTTAAACTAAACTTGCTCAAGTAAAAGCTCTCCATTCATCTGAgatttcaaattgaaaaattatccaaCAATCAGTGGTAGAACAGGATGCTAGAGACGGAATAAAGATTGTCATTTGGCTAACCAGAGAAATGAAATCAAGATGCAGGCAATTCGTACATGCTTCACAAAATAATTCCCAATGACAAATAGACAGCATCTACGAATGCTAATTAAGTAGAATGTTCGAAGTTACCTTTGCAACTCCTGCAGATTTCGTGTAAAAGTAACTCTGTCACTGGATTCTGAAGAACTAACCATGTCAACAGCCAAAATCTCATCTGTTGCCTTGTGAAGAACAGCATCAACTAGTTGCAACTGAGATGATATGGGAAGTTCATAGTTAAGGGGCAAAAAGATCAGCCCATTTTGTGTTGGACGCAAGGGAAAGGCGCCCCTCTGCAAAACATGCGGTAATGTAAGAATCTCTGATATCTTGTAAGAAACTCATTGATCATGTTCAGTCATAGATGTTGCTCATAGCAGAGTGCACAAGCTAAAACTCAGCAacttacataataattaaaaaaaaaaaaaaaattctcatgccaaaaattatgtaaaagcAATAATAGCAGTATACCCCACAAACCTTAGGTTTATTAATAATGACAAGAGAAGATCGCAATACAGCAAACTGACATGATTAAAACAACATATGGATAGTgcagaattttaatttatttgtttcagCATGTCTGAGTTATGATGCCAAAGATCCATCTTCAATTTAAAACTGTAATGCTTCTTGGAAGATCAATATTTTGGGCTGATACATCTAACCCAATGCTCAAATTTTTTGGttgtcaaaataaaaagatgataTATCTCATTAAGTTGTAACTCAAAAATAATGAACCTATCGCCAAAAAAGTCGAGATTCTCCTCAAAGTTTCAAAAGAGACCATTAAAGTTGTGGCTGATGGAATAAAAATACCACCCCTCAATCGCACAACTAATCCCTCATTTACTTTTTTCAGATGGAATTACCTTTGCAAAATCTTCTTCACGAGAAGGCTTCATTGCATATCCAACTGTCAAGACCTCCTTACCCATAGCCTGTGtgccaaaataaaacaaattagatAACTGTTTAAGGCTGTCGGGTGAACCACATTTTCCAGAGATCTACAAACAAGCAGGCATTAGAGAATGCGATGAATTATCTAAATGGCTGTTCTGTGGAAGAAAGACATTTCGCAAAGCAACTTTAAAAGTGTATATTTGTACAGGTTAATTAAAGGTTCACGATTTAAAGATGAAAATGTCACATTTCCTAACGTATTGAGCCCAAacacattataaatattcgaCATATATAGCT
The window above is part of the Sesamum indicum cultivar Zhongzhi No. 13 linkage group LG7, S_indicum_v1.0, whole genome shotgun sequence genome. Proteins encoded here:
- the LOC105166633 gene encoding inositol 1,3,4-trisphosphate 5/6-kinase 4 produces the protein MDGVRGILLDSSVLLRSAAADVNGDIGLSPGADYLLRRLRYSNIPTGISHEQGLSSSKESFLQEMSRTYSCSILCLSPEANVSSEVARIWEDKGGSFVHVVSSCREDFYHKADCSGWLKVIVGSAEGKPSNDAEYVFATGMSRIFIHKLEELPLLICHWNKKAMGKEVLTVGYAMKPSREEDFAKRGAFPLRPTQNGLIFLPLNYELPISSQLQLVDAVLHKATDEILAVDMVSSSESSDRVTFTRNLQELQRYVKCQLDCCVIDPFNNILPVLDRLKIQQILIGLAELNIPGGCKIRGPHFLKVDSFDKLGLEQRLAEAKLSLPSIVKPQVACGVSDAHSMAIVFKMDHYKDLNVPLPVVVQEYVDHSSLLYKFYALGSKIFYAVKKSIPNADTLLTLFAEEGLKPLHFDSLKSLPVAKTQPNGDEHQIDLELVNRAADWLRRTLDLTIFGFDVVVQEGTGDHVIVDVNYLPSFKEVPDDVAIPSFWNALKEKIVSGKSKQARDIS